TTTGTTACAACTCTCAAGGAAAATCAAGTCAGAAAAGCTCAGCGAAACAGCATTACTGAGTTTGGCTGCTGTAACGAGAACTTTTGCTTCAAATCCGGAGAAAGCGGGCAGTCCGGTAtgaaatcatttcattttaccaATTCAAATCACATTCTTTTAGATCCTCTTTGCTATGtttaaatgagaattttaACTGAATAGTTGGTGGCAAAGATCCACAAATACGTTACCGACAACTTGGAAGCTTGTTCCAATGAAGACTGTAAACAACTGTATATGCGAGTTCTAAGAAATTTAGGCTCAATAGAAATGCTGCCCATTCTATTAGCTCACATTGACAGTAGTGACAAGAAGACTTCAGTTTGGGCAGTCAAAGCTGTCAGAGCTCTTCCCGCATCCATTTTCCTCGATGGCCGCGTCAAAGAAAAACTGCAGCGAGTTTACTTCCAAATAGGCCGCCGTTACGACTCGAGCGCTCGCACATTGGCATTGGATACGTTACTCGAACATGAACCTGACGAAGCCTTTCTTCTTGAGGTTTTGACTTCTCTTTCGATGGGAGGCAGCGAAAATTTAGAACTAAACACCTACACCTTGCAACGATTGCAAGAATATGCTGAAAACGATCCAATTTTACACTCGAAACTAAAACAACTCTTATCAGATCGACCGTCTCTAAATACTTACCACGTGTTTGCCCAAAACGGGATGTCGACTACTTTTTCTCGCGTTCTTTATCGCAACATTGATGGGAATGGAACTTTCAGGTAAGACGCTTATACATTCGTCGAAAGAAgtaatattcttttattttacgaTTACAGTTCTTCCACTGAAGCGGTAAACAAAATGATGAAGCGTGCTGCGTTTGATGTCTACGTGCGCAATTCCGAAGATGCCTTTCAATTACTCTCggtatttaaaaatgctattCGATTCATGTTTCACAGGAAAATGGCGTTTCAGATGTTACAAGACAACATTACTTTGACAACAGGTTGGTCTTTTTACTGGAGGGCTGGGTTCCCTAATGGGGTTTTCTAGCACAGaaggtgaagaagaagaagaagctacGGCTGGAATGGAAGTTACACTTGCGGGCGTCCAGCTCAGAcctattgttttctttactgGTCAAGGCGAGCTAATGGGTCACGTTTGGTCAGGAACAGCGTCCGAAAGAACCACTGCTCTGCAGGtgacaaaatcaaaaacaaaaagaatattttcctagttttaaataaattttttttgttacaaaaTTGACTGGCATTTAGGCAACTGTGCTGCTTCAAGATCACCGTCAAGCAGTAGTACTACAAAGCGGTTTCATCGCTGTATTAGATATTCGTGGATctgtttcttttgatttcgGAGGAGAGATCCAAATCAGTATTTGGAACAGAAACTCGCATTCAGTTGTGGAAGATATGTAAGTTGGCCAAAGACCACAAACATGctaattgcaaaaaaaaaatgtttttataattataataattttcCCCCTAGCGCTGCGTGGCAACTGGATGGATCATTGAGATTAGATACACCTTTTGTTAAATCTTCCGTTGATTTCACGACGAGCGCCGCCTCCCGTGTCGATTTCGTGAATGACGTCAGCTTCGCTAATGGGATTCTTTTATGCTTGCGTATGGGTCAAGCCGAGTTCCATATAAAGTAACCGGAGACTTTTCTTTCACAAATTCATATTTTACGAGCCCTAACTTTTACAAATTTGTGTCCTCCTCTAGTTACACTGTACAAAAGCGTGAAAGCATTCCGGGCACTAAGCATTGGATtcataagaagaaaaaacgtaAGGATTTTATCCCGGGTCGCACGTTTAAGCTGAATGACCAAAATTCTGGCTTTTGTAATGAAATGTTTCCTAAAACATAGAATGGatcatcattaaaaaaaaaaccgtatAGTCTCAATGCCGGTCTGTTAAGTAAGTTCTAGGGTCCAAAGATGCTCAAATGAAGCTAAGTGGTTTAAGTAGTTTACAACATGATGgttataaacaaaaattaaaaaaaaaactgtggcaatgtgaaaaatgtgtttgttgCTGAATAAACCTGGATATGTTCcattaaaacaaattgcattTTCATCTCATATGAAATTGATAAAAAGGGTCACTCTAAACTTTTGACTATGCATTGATTGACAACTTCCAACAAGTTACTGTTTTCCAAAGCAGCAGAAACTCTCTCTTTGTCAGCTAGCTGTTTGTTAACAGCTTCTTCAGATGCATGAGAACCTGGTGAAATGTTCACTTCCACTTTAAACCTGGGAGGTAGTGACCTTAGAAGGCAAACTTTGATGGATAGTCCTATTAATGTTGCCATGCTGCAGTGAGGAATAGTTGGAGTATAAAAGACTTTCACACTGTTTTTATGATCATCGACCTATAGCCACCAAAAAGTTTCAAAGTTATTAGTAGTAAAACTAGTAAAATCAATATTTACTTCAATGTTTGTAATTTGTACAACATTCAGTTCTTCAAGTGACATTGGATGTTCAGGATCACTAATATCCCTTAATAAATCTTTGTGGTAAGAATAAGTAAAAATGTAATTATTAAACAAAAGCAAGACGTAAAATGTGTGGGACTATGATTTTTACCGAATATTTCCCTTTCATCTATAGGGTCCTTAACAgattcgtcttcttcttctatcgTAACTTCTCTTTTAGTCTTTTTGACAAATCGCTGTGGGTTAACATTCTCGATTCCTTTAGTAGTCATTTTATGCTCCTATCTAACTGCGATTTTGCGTATGGCAGAACTACAAATCAGACAACCAAGTCAATAGTAAACATGGGCAGCAGTGTCATCTAGTGGTTTGTTTTAAACTCACCTAAATAGTAAACCtacattatgtttttttttagttctgaTATTAATTATATCATGAATCCAAGTTAAAATTAACTAACACATTGAAACGTTGGGTTAAAGaatgcgttttttttaaatgcccgTAATGACTTTGTCTCTGTTTTGATTTGGCTCTAGATTAAAACACAGACGTCGTCTGCTGTttgctaaaagaaaaaagaaaaacacgctTAACACTCAACAACTTACAGTGTTACAGTGTTCGTTTTCAATAAGCGATTGGCtttattatttgaattcaACTGAAAATCCCAAAATTTCGTGTGTATGATAAATTTAATCTCATAATAAAGAGTTTCCTTACATCCCATCATCTAGATTATGGTACCTTTGAATTACATTAGTATAGTTTCaagtttaaaaatttaataataaaggTTTCTAATGTGTTAATAGGCTCTTCTGATGAACGATATAGTACTTCCAAAGGATGATGATATTCCGGATCTTCTTCTGTCAAAGCATGCAAGTTTTTTGGCAGCTTACGGAACTAATAAAGATGATTATGAGTTCTGTATGACAGAGTATCTCAGAATGAATGGAATCTATTGGAGTTTGACTGCAATGGATTTAATGGGCAAGCTAAGTGAGATGGATAGAGATGGGATTATAGAATTTATAAAACAGTGCCAACATGATAATGGAGGTGTAGGAGCAAGTATTGATCATGATCCTCACCTACTCTACACCTTGAGTGCTGTTCAGGTGAatattggttttcatttcttgtgcCTTTAAATAGTCATGTGTTaattaatctttttttcaattatggTATGCTAGATCTTATGTCTGTATGATGCACTTGATGCCATTGATTGTGAGAAAGTTACCAAATATGTTGTGAACTTGCAAAACAGTGATGGAAGTTTCTGTGGTGACCAGTGGGGTGAGATTGA
This genomic stretch from Daphnia carinata strain CSIRO-1 chromosome 4, CSIRO_AGI_Dcar_HiC_V3, whole genome shotgun sequence harbors:
- the LOC130694820 gene encoding microsomal triglyceride transfer protein large subunit-like isoform X2, whose product is MIQPGITLLLILAVFTTSTRQYELGTTYSYHYTAAVLLNEAPPLFSQNATKARGTDVGYQITATVEVTPVWRNPSDAAHMLFELLMSSPKLSVRSRKAQQPDGFVDHSSPLDDAQSTPVYIDWNDGQISHIYAFESESVSLKNLKKGIASLFQLQTSGIEIHELDASGNCTATYNSLGGRTFLKIKSNCQFRRPTSSFSQSQKILGIASVSSQQTKFNLKGDSDVMDTLTSTEVHAIRVKLRSQAGASVISRQYLRLNGESKSNKKFPAASLAKAVNSIMMSTNVNLIEDNLQLVEESVDACETSSCKNLKKAVNDLRKNLQTSNVAKPSGAGAFGKLLPIVRRSSKVDILALLKDSKNKPILPQLMDVVAAAQTAESFTAALEAINFQSQDIDLAERFLQVVSLSTHPSEDILQGLLQLSRKIKSEKLSETALLSLAAVTRTFASNPEKAGSPLVAKIHKYVTDNLEACSNEDCKQLYMRVLRNLGSIEMLPILLAHIDSSDKKTSVWAVKAVRALPASIFLDGRVKEKLQRVYFQIGRRYDSSARTLALDTLLEHEPDEAFLLEVLTSLSMGGSENLELNTYTLQRLQEYAENDPILHSKLKQLLSDRPSLNTYHVFAQNGMSTTFSRVLYRNIDGNGTFSSSTEAVNKMMKRAAFDVYVRNSEDAFQLLSVGLFTGGLGSLMGFSSTEGEEEEEATAGMEVTLAGVQLRPIVFFTGQGELMGHVWSGTASERTTALQATVLLQDHRQAVVLQSGFIAVLDIRGSVSFDFGGEIQISIWNRNSHSVVEDIAAWQLDGSLRLDTPFVKSSVDFTTSAASRVDFVNDVSFANGILLCLRMGQAEFHINYTVQKRESIPGTKHWIHKKKKRKDFIPGRTFKLNDQNSGFCNEMFPKT
- the LOC130694820 gene encoding microsomal triglyceride transfer protein large subunit-like isoform X1, giving the protein MIQPGITLLLILAVFSSICQQAPATSTRQYELGTTYSYHYTAAVLLNEAPPLFSQNATKARGTDVGYQITATVEVTPVWRNPSDAAHMLFELLMSSPKLSVRSRKAQQPDGFVDHSSPLDDAQSTPVYIDWNDGQISHIYAFESESVSLKNLKKGIASLFQLQTSGIEIHELDASGNCTATYNSLGGRTFLKIKSNCQFRRPTSSFSQSQKILGIASVSSQQTKFNLKGDSDVMDTLTSTEVHAIRVKLRSQAGASVISRQYLRLNGESKSNKKFPAASLAKAVNSIMMSTNVNLIEDNLQLVEESVDACETSSCKNLKKAVNDLRKNLQTSNVAKPSGAGAFGKLLPIVRRSSKVDILALLKDSKNKPILPQLMDVVAAAQTAESFTAALEAINFQSQDIDLAERFLQVVSLSTHPSEDILQGLLQLSRKIKSEKLSETALLSLAAVTRTFASNPEKAGSPLVAKIHKYVTDNLEACSNEDCKQLYMRVLRNLGSIEMLPILLAHIDSSDKKTSVWAVKAVRALPASIFLDGRVKEKLQRVYFQIGRRYDSSARTLALDTLLEHEPDEAFLLEVLTSLSMGGSENLELNTYTLQRLQEYAENDPILHSKLKQLLSDRPSLNTYHVFAQNGMSTTFSRVLYRNIDGNGTFSSSTEAVNKMMKRAAFDVYVRNSEDAFQLLSVGLFTGGLGSLMGFSSTEGEEEEEATAGMEVTLAGVQLRPIVFFTGQGELMGHVWSGTASERTTALQATVLLQDHRQAVVLQSGFIAVLDIRGSVSFDFGGEIQISIWNRNSHSVVEDIAAWQLDGSLRLDTPFVKSSVDFTTSAASRVDFVNDVSFANGILLCLRMGQAEFHINYTVQKRESIPGTKHWIHKKKKRKDFIPGRTFKLNDQNSGFCNEMFPKT
- the LOC130694828 gene encoding MIP18 family protein galla-2-like, translated to MTTKGIENVNPQRFVKKTKREVTIEEEDESVKDPIDEREIFDLLRDISDPEHPMSLEELNVVQITNIEVDDHKNSVKVFYTPTIPHCSMATLIGLSIKVCLLRSLPPRFKVEVNISPGSHASEEAVNKQLADKERVSAALENSNLLEVVNQCIVKSLE